One window of the Conexibacter sp. SYSU D00693 genome contains the following:
- a CDS encoding phosphoribosylanthranilate isomerase, translated as MTDDAPRIKFCGLTRLDDAQHAVDAGAWAIGLIFWPASKRAVALDEAERIGRALRRKVELVGVFVDQPLDEVVAIAEAVGLTMVQLHGDEGPRYADEVARRTGTKVLKAARVQTRGDVDRLAAFSVAYHLVDAHDPALPGGTGHTFDWSVLRGRRSDVPLVLSGGLTPENVAEAIRAVKPFAVDVASGVESAPGVKDHAKLDAFAAAVRSTAPARPASAEVVA; from the coding sequence GTGACGGACGACGCCCCCCGCATCAAGTTCTGCGGCCTGACCCGCCTCGACGACGCGCAGCACGCGGTCGACGCGGGGGCCTGGGCGATCGGCCTCATCTTCTGGCCGGCCTCGAAGCGCGCCGTCGCGCTGGACGAGGCCGAGCGCATCGGCCGCGCGCTGCGCCGCAAGGTCGAGCTCGTCGGCGTCTTCGTCGACCAGCCGCTCGACGAGGTGGTCGCCATCGCCGAGGCCGTGGGGCTGACGATGGTGCAGCTCCACGGCGACGAGGGCCCCCGCTACGCCGACGAGGTCGCGCGTCGCACGGGCACGAAGGTCCTCAAGGCCGCCCGCGTCCAGACCCGGGGCGACGTCGACCGGCTCGCCGCCTTCTCGGTCGCCTACCACCTGGTCGACGCGCACGACCCGGCGCTGCCGGGCGGCACGGGCCACACCTTCGACTGGTCGGTCCTGCGCGGCCGGCGCTCCGACGTCCCGCTCGTGCTCTCGGGCGGGCTGACCCCGGAGAACGTCGCCGAGGCGATCCGGGCCGTGAAGCCGTTCGCGGTCGACGTCGCCAGCGGCGTCGAGTCCGCGCCCGGCGTGAAGGACCACGCCAAGCTCGACGCCTTCGCCGCGGCGGTCCGCTCGACCGCGCCGGCGCGGCCGGCGTCGGCCGAGGTCGTGGCGTGA
- the trpB gene encoding tryptophan synthase subunit beta: MSAAQGQGLEHRFGPYGGQYVPETLMPALAELEAEWLAARRDPAFRSELDELLRDYVGRPSPLYKARRLSELAGREVWLKREDLNHTGAHKINNALGQVLLAKRMGKPRIIAETGAGQHGVATATACALLGLDCVIFMGVEDIRRQHPNVQRMELLGATVSPVEAGTGTLKEAVSEAIRDWVTNVATTHYILGTAAGPAPYPALVRDLQRVIGDEARAQLLERRGALPDRVVACVGGGSNAIGMFAAFVEDEGVELLGVEPAGDGLETGRHGAPLTVGGRPGVLHGSLSAILQDDEGQISEAHSISAGLDYPGSGPEHAWLRDAGRARYVAVTDEQALTAFQEVTALEGIIPALETAHAFFHVLHAPTDSQCDVLCLSGRGDKDLAQVLDRLETRS; encoded by the coding sequence GTGAGCGCCGCGCAGGGGCAGGGCCTCGAGCACCGCTTCGGGCCCTACGGCGGCCAGTACGTCCCGGAGACGCTGATGCCGGCGCTGGCCGAGCTCGAGGCCGAGTGGCTGGCCGCCCGCCGCGACCCGGCCTTCCGGTCAGAGCTCGACGAGCTGCTGCGCGACTACGTCGGGCGCCCGTCGCCGCTGTACAAGGCGCGGCGGCTGAGCGAGCTGGCCGGCCGCGAGGTCTGGCTCAAGCGCGAGGACCTCAACCACACCGGCGCGCACAAGATCAACAACGCGCTGGGCCAGGTCCTGCTGGCCAAGCGCATGGGCAAGCCGCGGATCATCGCCGAGACCGGCGCCGGCCAGCACGGCGTCGCGACCGCCACGGCGTGCGCGCTGCTGGGCCTGGACTGCGTGATCTTCATGGGCGTCGAGGACATCCGCCGCCAGCACCCCAACGTCCAGCGCATGGAGCTGCTGGGCGCGACGGTCTCGCCGGTCGAGGCGGGGACGGGGACGCTGAAGGAGGCGGTCTCCGAGGCGATCCGCGACTGGGTCACGAACGTCGCGACGACCCACTACATCCTCGGGACGGCGGCCGGCCCGGCGCCGTACCCGGCCCTGGTGCGCGACCTCCAGCGGGTGATCGGCGACGAGGCCCGCGCGCAGCTGCTCGAGCGCCGCGGCGCGCTGCCCGACCGCGTCGTGGCGTGCGTCGGGGGCGGCTCGAACGCCATCGGGATGTTCGCGGCCTTCGTCGAGGACGAGGGCGTCGAGCTCCTCGGCGTCGAGCCGGCGGGCGACGGCCTGGAGACCGGGCGCCATGGCGCGCCGCTGACGGTCGGCGGGCGACCCGGCGTCCTGCACGGGTCGCTCAGCGCCATCCTCCAGGACGACGAGGGCCAGATCTCCGAGGCGCACTCGATCTCGGCCGGCCTCGACTACCCCGGCTCGGGGCCGGAGCACGCGTGGCTGCGCGACGCGGGCCGCGCCCGCTACGTCGCGGTCACCGACGAGCAGGCGCTCACCGCCTTCCAGGAGGTCACGGCGCTCGAGGGCATCATCCCGGCGCTCGAGACCGCGCACGCGTTCTTCCACGTCCTGCACGCGCCGACGGACTCGCAGTGCGACGTGCTGTGCCTGTCCGGGCGCGGGGACAAGGACCTCGCCCAGGTGCTGGATCGCCTGGAGACCCGCTCGTGA